A segment of the Phycisphaerae bacterium RAS1 genome:
CCCTCTTGCCCGTCACGTCGCCGGCCCCCGCCGCCCGGATCAGCGCCAGGGCAGCCGCTCGAATCGCCGCCGGCAGCGTCGGCCACGCCCGCGCCACTTCGGCAAGCTCCGGGTCGGTCGGCGTCCGGTCGGCAAGCTCCCGGTCTTCGGGCGTCGGGCCGGCGTTTGTCGGCGTCCGGTTCGGGGCGTCGGAGCCGCTCCGGGGCGCGTGGGGAATTGCTGATTCCGGGCGCGTACTGCTGGCACTACTGCTGATAGCGCCGCCGGGCGTGTTGTAAGTGTTGTCCGCAGCGTCGCTTGCGGAATCGAGCAGCGGTTTCCTAAACCGCAGGTCGTAGGTTCGAATCCTATCGGGCGCGTTTTCGTCTTCTGCCGTGTTCCGCCGGCGAGGAGCGCTAAAAAGCGCGATCACCCCGCGCCCCCCTACTTGCTCTTCAGCGCGCTCGACTCCGTCGCCTCGATCAGCGTCACCGCGCGAACGTTCACCGGCCGCAGCGGACGGTCGCGGCGGTCGGTCGGGACGCCGCCGATCTGCAGCAGCGTGCGCAGGCTCTCGTCGTCTTTCGCCCGGCCGATGACCGAGTACTGCCCGTCGAGGTCCGGCAGCCGCGCCAAGGCGATGAAGAACTGGCAACTGGCCGAGTCCGGCTCGGACGGCTTGCGCGCCATGGCGAGCGTTCCGAAGTCCACCTTGTAGTCGTGAAATTCCGCCGGGACGGTCTGGCCGTCGGGCCGCAGGCCCTTGCCGTCGCCCTTGGGGTCGCCGCCCTGCACGAGGAAATTCGGCACGATGCGGTGGAACGTCTTGCCGTCGTAGAAACCGCCGCGGGCCAGGTCGAGAAAATTCTCCACGTTGCGCGGCGCCTGCTCGTACATCAACTCGAATGTCACCTTGCCCAGGTCGGTGATGATCACGACATCCTTGCGCGTGTCGATGCGAAAAGTCGCGACGCCCGGACCGCTGCGCGTCGCCAACGGCCGCCATTCCACCCGGTACACGCCGGGATGCCGCACGTCGCCGATAGCGGCCAGATCCACCTCCGCCCCGACACAGCCGCGCGGCGCAAGGCGGAGCGACCCGGGGCGCGGCGAAGGCGAAGGCGCCGGCGCGACGGCGACGAGCTTGTCCTGCTCCAGGCCGACATGCAGACAGGGCTTTCCCGGCGCACCGGTGACCAGTGACATCGGCAGGCCGATTGAATCCGCCGCCGGCGACAGATCGTCGACCGGGATTTCGATCGCCTGGTCGCTGGAGTTGATCAGCGCGAAGCGCAGCCAGATCGGCCGGCCGGGCGCGGTCAGGCCGCGGAGTGGCGTGACTTCGAGGCGAACGGCGTCGGTGAGCGCCGCCCGGGAGGGGTCGACTTCCTGCGCATGCAGAAGCGCGCTTCCCGCCAGCAACCCGTGGACCGCGAGGGAAAGAAGGCCGATGCGCTGGCGGCGAACTGTTCTCAACATGCACCTTGTACCGGCGAGGATCGCCCTGGTTTCAGATCGGCAGCGTAGCAGACCGCAACTGCGCCGTTCGAACCCCACGCCGGCCGTCGACGGCCGGAGCGTCTTCGCGCTGGTGGCGGCGCGGCGACTACGGCCGGCACGGGGGTCGGCCGCTACCAAGCGAAAGCCCGGACGAACCCGCTCCCTCACGGTCGCGGCTCGGAAACACGGCACAGGGGCCGGCCGCTACCGTCAGACCAGCGCCCGCAATTCCAAGTGTAGCACATCGGGCAGGGCGCGAATAGCGTCGAGCGCCTCGCGGCTGGGCCGCTCGTCAATCGCGATGATGCAGGAAGCCGCCTTCGCGCCGGTGAAGACGCGGCTGGTGATCTCCTCCGCGTTAATGCCGTCTGCGCGAATCGCGTCCAGGATCGAGGCCATCACGCCCACCTGATCGCGCACGCGCAGCACCAGTTGCCAGGTTGCGGGCGTGCGGTCCAGCAGGTTCAGGCAGTTGGCGCACTCTCCGGACACGAGGAACTTGCGGATCACGCGAACGGCCTCGGCGGCGGTGGCGTCCCGGGCCTGGTCCGTGAGGGCCCCGATGTGCTGCGTGCCGATCACCCCCGGCAGGGCCAGGAGCGAACTGGTGAAGCGCGCCACGTCGGCGGTTGGTTCGGCGGCGTGGCTGTCGATCGCAACGCGGAGATGTCGCGTGCGGACAGCCTCCGCCAAGGCCGCTGCATCAACGACGCCGGGCGGCCCGAGGTGCACAAACGCAGCGCCGGGTCGCATGGCAGCCAGGAACTCCGCATCGACGATGACTTCGTCGTGGCCTTCCACGGCCGGCATCAGCATCACCGCATCGCTGCCGCCGGCCAGCTCGCGGGGCCAGTTGCAGTGCTCAATCTCGCTGTCGTGTGCGTCGGCGACGTTGCCGCCGGATTCCCAGGCGATCACGTTCATGCCAAAGCCGTGCGCCCGCTGCGCCGTCATTCGCCCGGCGGCCCCGTAGCCCAGCAGGCCGAGCGTCCGTCCGCAGAGGCCGCGAGCGGCCGCCAGCTCAGCCCGGCTCCAGCGGCCTTCGCGCAGCGCGAGCGTGTTCTCGACGATGCGCCGGTCGAGCGCGATCAGCAGCCCCAACCCCAGCTCCGCGACCGCCGTCGCGTGCTGTTCGTTGCAGTCGGCCACGAAAACGCCCTGCGCCGAGGCTTCTTCGACCGCGATATTGGCCGGCCCCGCCCCCCGACGCACGATCAGTTGCAGCGAATGTGCGGAGGAAATCAGGTCAGCCGAGACGCGGCCGGAACCGACGACGAGAATGCCCGTGTCCGCCAGCGCCATCCGCAGGGCGTCGGCGGCGAGGTTCGGCTTGTAGACGGTTTCGCACCCCAGCGCTCGAAGCTGGTCCAGCGCGAAATCCGGCATCTCGCAGATGACGAGGATTTTCATAAGCTGCTCGCGGAGTGTACGCGATGCGGCGCGGCTTTTCACGCCTGATCGCTTGGGGGGTACTGGTCAAGTTTGAACCCGGCGCGGGGAGCATCGGCGTCCCGCCAGTGCGAGTGCAGAATTGCACCGGCGGGACGCCGATGCTCCCCGCAAACTTGACCAGTACTGTTTGGGGGACCGGCTTCCGGCCGGCCTCGTTCCGGGCGAAGCGGCAAAGACCGGCCAGAGGCCGGTCCCCCACGCTCGCAATTCGCGCGTCTTTGCAGTCCCATAACGACGACAGAGAGATGCGCTCCCGCGTTTCGACTGGAATTCGGCGCCCATTTCGTTACTATTACTCGCGATGTGGAGGGCGGCCGATGCTGGGATGCGGGTCGGAATACGGAATCCACAGGATGGGTTATAGCGTAACGAGGGTGCCCCGACGCCACGCGGTGTGAGCGAGCGGCGCACGAGTCCACAATCCAATCGAGGTCTGACAAATGAAGAAACTGGCTTCTGCTCTCCTGCTGTGCGCCTTTTTTGCCGGCGCCAGCGCGCTCGCGGGTGACAAATGTTGCGCCAAACCTGGTGAGGCGAAAGCCGGCGAGGCCAAGGCTGGCGAGGCCAAGAAGTGCTGCGCGTCGGCCGGCGAGAAGGCCGGCTGCACGTCGGGCGACAAGGGTAACGTCGCCAAGACCGGCGCGTCCGAAGGCGGCGCGTCCTGCCATGCCGGCGACAAGACTGCGGCCGGCGACAAGGCCAAGTGCTCGGCCGGTTCGGCCAGCGCGGGCTGCAGTGACATGCCCTGCATCAAGTACGTCGTCGGCGAGAAGAGCACCTGCTGCCCGGATGAAGCCAACAAGCTCGCCAACGGCGACCAGAAGCTGATCAAGTACATCGTCGCCGAGAAGAGCTACAGCGACGAAGCCGAAGCCGGCAAGGCCTACGCTGACGTCCTGAACAAGCACCTCGAGAGCATGATGCAGGTCAAGTTCGCGGTCGGCGACGAGTGCGTGGCCTGCCCGATGACGGCCAAGGAGCTGGCCACCAAGAATAACAAGAAGGTCATATACCGCGTGGCCAAGTTCGACTTCGCCGAGCAGGCCAAGGCCGAAGAGGCCATCAAGCACGCCAAGGCGGCGGCTGAGAAGGTCTCGATGAAGATGATGGTCGGCGACAAGTGCGTCGGCTGCCCGGTCGAGGCCAAGCAGGTCGCTGAGAAGGAAGGCAAGAAGGTCGAGTACGTGGTCGGCGAGAAACGCAGCTGCTGCGAGACCATGGGCAATGTCGAGCTGGCGAAGGCCCGCATCATGGCGGCCGTCAAGGCCCTTGAGGCGGATGCCAACCCCGGCGCCTAATCTCCCTAGGTGACGCGAGGAAAGTCCCGCTCAGCGAGACGCAGCGGGCCGCACCGGAATCACGAGCCGGTGCGACACACGAGTCTTTCGTGGCGCTAGAGGCAGGCCGAGGCCGGAAGTCGAGAGACTCCCGGCTTCGGCCGTTCTATTGGGATGCCGATAGGACAAGCCAGTGGGCGTCGGGTGCGGCGGCTGCGATGCCGATCCCGCGCCCTGCCGGCGATCACAAGGAGTCGAGCATGTTCTGGGCAGCTTTTGCAGCAGTGCTGGCGGCGATGTTCGGAGCGCTATTTGTCTGGGGACCGACCGAGCCGACGGTCTAACTGGCGGGGAACGCAGTTGGGAAGTACGGATGTCTGGCCTGTGAGTTTGTTCGGGTGGAACGGGCATCTTGCCCGTTCCTGAGACCGCAGGGACGGGCGAGACGCCCGTCCCACCCACATATTCACTGGCTCTCCGGCCCCCGTCCGCGCGGGCGGGATGCGCGCACTCCCTGAACAAATAGCGAGACGCTAGTCGTCATCGCGGCGCCAGTCGTCGTCATCTCGATCGTCGTCGTCAAATCCGAACAGCCGGTCGAAGAAACTCCCCTCTCCGTCACCGTCAAAGTGCGGAAATGACCCCGGCAGGTTGACCTGCGCATAGCCCGGAACGGGCACCAGCACCGTGCAGCCCTGATACAGCGTTCCCGCCAGCAGCACCGGGCCCAGCACCGCCAGTCTTCGTGTCAAGCGATTCATCGTCACTCCTTGCCCACGCCGTCCGGCGGCGGGCCACCGTTCCGGACCACTCGTGCCCAGACACGCGCCGCCAGATGCCGTTAGTGTAGCGGCCGCGACGGTCGAGTGTCGGATTCCGTGAGATTCTGTGGGCGGACCGGCGCCGCATGCTATGATGGAATCGGCATTGGGGATCGCAACGTGTGCCGGCCCGGGACCGAAGGCGACGCCTGAGTATGCGGCGTCGCCTTCCTGCCGCCCTTTCCGCGTGGTCTACGGATCAGGGACCGATCCAGGTGTCGGGAAGTGTCGGGAAAACTTCCGGCCGCGGGGCCGCGCCACTACCTTTCCCGCATGAATACGAAACGAACGCGATCGCGGCTGCCGTTCCTGGGCGTCTTCATCGGGTCCGCCATAGCCCTCAGCAACGCCGACTCGATCCAAGACGACGTGAAAGAGCACATCCGCCGGCGCGTCGACGACGGCGGCGCTGCGGGAATCGTGCTCGGCGTCGTCACGCCGGGCGGGACCGATTTTTTCTGCTACGGCGTCACGGCCAGGGACGGGGCGAAACTTGACGCGGACTCTGTTTTTGAGATCGGCTCGATCAGCAAGGTTTTCACGTCGATGCTGCTGGCGGACGCGGTTCTCGCGGGCCGGCTGAAGCTGGACGATCCGGCGGCGAGCCTCCTGCCGGCTTCCGTCAAGACGCCGCAGAAGGACGACACGACGATCACGCTGGAGCATTTGGCGTCGCACCGTTCCGGCCTGCCGCGCATGCCCGACAATTTCGCGCCGAAGGATGAGTCGAACCCCTACGCGGACTACGGAAAAGAGCAGCTATACGAGTTTCTAAACGGGTGCAAGCTGGTATCGGCGCCGGGCGAGAAGTACGCGTATTCCAACCTTGGCGCCGGGCTGCTCGGACATGTCCTCTGCCTGAAATCGGCGAAGACCTACGATGACCTGCTGGCCCAGACCATCTGCGGGCCGGCGGGCATGAAGCACACGGCCTGCAAGCTCTCCGCGGACATGAAGAACCACCTGGCGCTTGGCCATTCGGGCGGCAAGGCGGTTTCAAACTGGGATCTCGATTGCCTCGAAGGCGCCGGCGGCATTCGCTCCACGGCGCGCGACATGGCCGCTTTCGTGAAGGCCTGCATGCTCAGCGACGGCAAGCTCGCTGCGCTGGTCGCCCGGTGCGTCGAGAAACGCTATCCGGCCGGCGGCGACAAGATGGACATCGGCCTGGGCTGGCATATCGACAAGCGCTACGAACAGGAAACCACGTGGCACAACGGCGGAACCGGCGGCTATCACAGCTATTGCGGCTTCCGCGCCGATCGCAAGCTGGGCGTCGTGGTGCTCACCAACTGTGACGAGGATATCGACGACATCGGCGAGCACGTCCTGAGCGCCGCCGCGCCGCTGAGCAAGATCCGCCGCGTGCTGTGGCTCGAACCAGCCAAGCTGGACGAATATGTCGGATACTACGAGCTGCGGCGGGGCGTACTGCTGCACGTCGCCCGCGACGGCGCCGGTCTCACGGCACAACTGACGGGTCAGGAGGCCGTTCCGCTGCTGGCCGAGGCGGAAGACCGACTCTTCGTGAAGGTCGTCGACGCGCAGCTTTCGTTCGCGCGCGGGGACGACGGCAAGGTGAAGTCGGCCACGCTGCACCAGGGCGGCCGCGATCAGGAGGCCCGGCGGCTGGCCAAGGAGGAGGAACCCAGGCCGCGGACGGAAGTGGCGGTCGACCCGAAAATCCTGGCCGAGTACGTCGGGAAATACGCGCTCGGGCCGGCGACATTTGACATCAAGCTGTCGGACGGAAAGCTGACCGCGCAGCTCACCGGCCAGCGGCGTTTTCCCGTTTTCGCGGAATCGGAAACGAAGTTCTACTACAAGGTCGTCGACGCTCAGCTCACGTTTGTGCGCGACGACGCGGGCAAGGTGGCCGCGCTCATTCTGCATCAGAACGGGATGGACCAGCGGGCGGAGCGCGTGGACTGAAATCCGCGTGCGCGAGTCGGCGACACGTTTCAGAACGCGAAGCGCCAGCGAGCGCCCACGCGACGCGCGCTCGCTTGCGCTTCGCGTTCCCGACGGCGGCGCGGAACTGTACGCCGCCGCCGGAGCGGTACAAGTCCGGCCGATTTCTGTAACGCGGCAATACTCGCCGCGCCAGCCGAGAATTCATTGACGCTGACGCCGGCGTCAGGATGGTGCGGGAATCCGTTCTCGCTGGTGCGAGAATCCTTTCTCGCTCTCGCTGGTGCGAGAATCCTTTCTCGCACACTCACCGAAAACCCCACTGGAGAACCCGCACGATGCTGACGCTCCAGAATATCCGCAAGCAGTTCGGCAAGACCGTGGCGGTCGACGACCTCTCGCTTTCGATCAAGCGCGGCGAGATTTTCGGCCTGCTCGGCCCCAATGGCGCTGGAAAATCGACCACTGTCAGATGCTGCTGGCGACGCTGGGAACGACCGAGCAATCCGCGGGCGGCATTGCCTGGGCCGTGCTGACGATGCTCGCCATGATCGGCGGCGGAATGGTGCCCACCTTCGTGATGCCGCCGTGGATGAAGTCGCTCTCGGGCGTCAGTCCGATCAGTTGGGCGATTCTGGCGTTCGAAGGCGGCATCTGGCGTGATTTCACGCCGATGATGATGGTTCAGCCCTGCGCGATTCTGCTGGCGGTGGGGGCGGGGTGTTTCGTGCTGGGGATGAGATTGATGAAGTGGAGCGAAGCGTAAGCGGAGAACGCCGAGAAAAGCGGGGCAAGACCAGGGATTGCGGGCATCCGAGCCTAAGCGCTTTTTCGGGTGGAACGGGCATCTTGCCCGTTCCTGGTGCGGCCGGGACGGGCGAGACGCCCGTCCCACACAATTCTCTCCCAAGCTCTGAGCGCCGTTCCACCCACGGCCTCCTACGGCCTGTCGCCGTAGATCGCCTCGTCCCGCAGCTCAACCGCGCGATCGACGACATCCGCCACGGCCGGCTGCGACGCCGGTGCCAGCGTCAGCCGCGGAACGCTGCGCTCGTCGCGAATCGTGCCGGGCGTCAGAAGCTCGGCGAAGAAATCAATCGGCGGCCACTGGTACCATGGCGCGTCCACTTTGTAGTGCGTCTTGAGCGTCTCGTAGCCTTTCTTGCGGACGATGATGTCGTAGTCGCCGTACCAGGTGAATGAGAACTTCACCGGGCTGAGGCCCACCTCTTCGTCGTTGATCAACACGGTCGCCCCCGGCGGCTCGGTTTCCACCTTCATAATCCGTTCGACGCAGCCGCAGACGCCGCCGAGCGTGATCGCCGCGACCATCGTCAGACAGAATCGAGCTCTCATGGGCAGGGATTGTAGCCGGGCCGCGGCGACGCGGTAGGCCCGGCCAAAACCCCGACGCGGCGAGTGTGCCCAGGAATCCGGGCAAACCCGCTCTGGCCTGTCCGAACCCGACGCGCCAAGCGGCGGGGTGACGTCCGAGCGCGTTCGCGGCAGCGCGTCATAGATTGACGCTGAGCGCCGCGCGCACCTCGACCCGCCGCTTGGCGCGGCGGGTTCGGAAAGACAAGCCGCCCGCCCGGAAAAATGGGGACGCCCGCCGTGGCGCGGGGCCGACGCAGCATCAACTATTCGCGGACGCGCGGCGCGATCCCTCCGACGCGCGGCCGCTGCCTTGCTCACGGCACAGTGAAGTCGCTCCGCGACCGCGACGAAGTAACTCTGCGTATTTGCACGAGGCGCGCGGTCCGCGCGCGGCGGCGCCTGCAGTTGCATGCATGATCGGACGGTCGGCGCTTGCCCCTTGTTTTGCAAAAGACCGAAGCGGTTTGGACTATTTTCATTGACGGCGTCGCGAGCTGTCGTCGGTGCGCCAGCGGCGCGGGAGCCGACCGACATCAGACCTTGGATGAGGGTCACCGCATGCAAGCAGTACTGGACCTGAGCCCCCGCCAGACCACGCGCGTGCTCGAGCAGGCGGTGCGGCTGCGCAGCACATTGCAGATCGAGCCGCGCGTCTGGACCGGCAGCGAGTCGGTCTGGGCCATCCTGGAGCAGCGCGACGGCCGGCTGCTGCGGGCCGCGCTGCGCGAGCCGGTCCGCGAGTGGCCGCTGGCTTCGCTGGTCGGCAGCGCCTGCGACGTCCGCATGCTGCTCGACGGAGACATGTACATCTTTTCCACGCATGTCGTCGAGGCGTCCGACGCCACCGTCCCCCACCGCATCGCCCTGGAGCTGCCCGCCGGCGTCGTCGTCGCCAATCGCCGCCGATTCTCGCGGCGGGCGCCGCGCCAGCCGCTCGAAGTGCGCGTCTGGCCGGCGGAGTCGGAGCTGCCGCTGATCTGCCAGGTGCAGAATCTCGGCAGCGAGGGCGTCGCCTGTTGCGGAGCCGCGGCGGACCTGGACGAAGCGCTCTTCGTGGGCGACCGCGTGCGCGTCGCGTTCGAGTTCGCCTGGTCCGGCGAGACGTTCGAGCTGCCCGCGACGCTGTGCACCAAGGCGAACCAGCGCGGCAGCGATCAGCAGGCGCTCGGCATTGAATTCGCGCCCGATCCGGGCGACGGGCAGCAGGCCGACCTGCTGCTCCGGCTGCGCACGATACTCAACGACGATCTGGAAAACTTCGTAGACCTGGAGGGCGGGGCATGAGACCGCGACGGATATCTTCCTGCGACCACGAAATCGAGCTGTTTGACGAGGCCATTCGCGAACACGCCCTGGCCGTCGTCACCGCGCATGACGGCGCCACCTGGCACACGTTCAAGTCGCGCTTCCTCGAACGCGACCCGAAGCGCCAGTTCTTTGTGCTCGACTACCAGTCGGTCACAGGACAACCGCTGCCCGAGTTGCTCACCGGTCAGTTCGTGGGCGTCACCTTCCGCAGCCGCAGCCGGAAAATCCTCTTTTCGACCTGCGTCGAGGCCAAGGGGCACTACGTGCTCGATGCCAAGACCAGCGTCGCCGCCGTCCGCTACCGCTGGCCGGAGTCGGTCACGGAAATGCAGCGCCGCGCGTATTACCGCACCCCCATACCAGCGCCACAGGCCGTCCCCGCCACGCTCTGGGCAGGTGGGCTGGCGGCCCGCGGCGGCGGCGGCGCGCTGCCGGCGGACGCGACGCACGGGCAGCTCGCGGATATCTCCTGCGGCGGCGCGATGGTGCGGCTGAACGCGCTGCAGGCGCCGAGCTGGACCGAGGAACAGGTGTTGGGGGTCGAGCTTCATCTGCCCGACAGCAAGGGACCGGTCGCGGTGGACTGCTACTTCCGCGGTGTGCGCGCGGACGGGCAAGGCCAGACCGCGGTCGCGATTCAGTTTGTCGGGCTGGAAATGTCGGTGGATGGCAGGCTGGTGCTGGAGCGGCTCGTCAACTGCGTGCAGCGCTTCGGGCGAATGGCGATGCCGATGGTCGATTCGCGCCTGCGGTCTACCGGGTAGGGACCGAGCCGGTCGGGGAGCGGGGGCGTCCGGCCCGGCGTGACGTGGGCCCGAGAGTTCGTGAACATTCGGGTGGGACGGGGGTCTGCCCGTCCCCGCGGACTCAGGGACTGGCGAGACGCCCGCTCCATCCGAATAAGGTCACACGCTCAGACCTCACGCTCCCCACGATCCGACCATTACCCCACCATTCCCCAGCACATCGCCGAATTCCAGTTGACTTCCTTCCTGCAGCCGATAGATTGAGAGTATCGGCGCTTGCCGCCCAGGCGCTGACGGCGAGTCCGTCGGCCCAGAGGGCGCAAGAACCGCGCCGACCAGGCATCAGGGATCGTTTTTGCCGATGAACTTACACGCCCGCCCGTCCGGCTCGCTCCTGTCATGAGGCGCCTGTCCCCATGATTCGAGTGAAGCTCCCGGACGGAAAAGTCGTTGAACATCCCGATGGCGTCACCGTGGCGGACGTGCTGCGCGCCATCGGACCAAGATTGGCCCGTGACGCGCTGGCCGCCGTCGTCGACGGCGCGACCGTTGATCTCGCCGCGCGCCTGACGAAGCCGGACGTGTCGCTCTCGGCCCTGCTGCCGGGAAACGCCGACGCGCTTCCCGTGATGCGGCACAGCGCGGCACACGTCATGGCTGAGGCCATCTGCTCGCTCTGGCCGCAGACCAAGCTGGTCTACGGTCCGCCGGTCGAGAACGGCTTTTACTACGACATCGACCTGGATCACAACCTGACGCCCGAGGATTTCGTCGCCATCGAAAGGAAGATGGCGGAGATCGTGGCCCAGGACCGCCCCTTCACGCGTTACGAGATGTCGCGCGCCGAAGGCATGACGAAGCTGCAGCGCGAGGGGAACGAATACAAGATCGACAACGCCGAGCGGGCCGAAGGCGATGTGCTCAGCTTTTACGTCACCGGCACGCGCGACTCGGGCTGCTGGGAGGATCTCTGCCGCGGGCCGCACGTGCCCAGCAGCGGGCGCATCGGCGCCTTCAAGCTCATGCAGGTGGCCGGGGCCTATCACCACGGCGACGCCAGCAAGAAGATGCTGCAGCGTGTCTACGGCACGGCCTGGGCGACGAAAAAAGACCTCGACGCGCACCTGACGCAGCTTGAAGAGGCCCGCAAGCGCGATCATCGCAGGATCGGGCCGGAGCTGGGTCTGTTCGCGGTGGACAGCCTGGTGGGCACCGGGCTGATCCTCTGGAAGCCGCGCGGCGCAGTCGTGCGATACTGCCTCGAGTCGTTCATCCGCGAGGAGCTGATCCGCCGCGGCTATCAGCCGGTGTATACGCCGCACATCGGCAGGCTCGAGCTCTATCGCACGAGCGGTCATTTTCCGTATTACAAGGACTCGCAGTACCCGCCGCTGTATGAGAGCGACCGCGCCCGCGAGTTGAACGCGCTGTGGGAAGTCTGCCGGGCGAGCAACGCGGCGACGGCCGATGCGGCAGAGATCGAGTTATTCAATCGCATCGCGTCCAAGCATGAGGACTTGAAGAAAGCCGGCTATCCGGCCGACCTGCCGATGGAAGAGCGGCTCAAGCGCATACGCAACTGGCTGGCCGTCGAGGACGGCTACCTGCTCAGGCCGATGAACTGCCCGCATCACATCCGCATCTACGGATCGGAGGCGCGCAGCTATCGTGACTTGCCGATCCGCCTGGCTGAGTTCGGCACGCTTTATCGTTACGAGCAATCCGGCGAGGTGGGCGGGCTGACGCGCGTGCGCGGGATGACGCAGGACGACGCCCATATTTTTTGCACGCCCGAGCAGGTGCATGACGAGCTGCGGGGCTGCATCGACATGGCCAAGCTCGTGCTGGACGTGGTCGGCCTGAGCGACTATCGCGTCCGCGCCAGCCTGCGCGACGACAGCGACAAGTACGTCGGCTCGACGGAAAACTGGGAAAAAGCCGAGGCCGCCATCGTCGATGTGTGCAAGTCTTCGGGAATGGAGTGGTTCATCGGCCGCGGCGAGGCGGCTTTCTACGGACCGAAGATTGACTTTCTGGTGAAAGACTGCATCGGCCGCGAATGGCAGCTTGGCACGGTGCAGTGCGACTACAATCTGCCGGAACGGTTCGACCTGAAGTACATCGGGGCCGACAACCACGAGCATCGCCCGGTGATGGTGCACCGCGCCCCGCTGGGGACCCTCGAGCGATTCGTCGGGATTCTGATCGAGCACTTCGCCGGGGCCTTCCCGCTCTGGCTGGCGCCGGTGCAGGCCGTGGTCTGCACGGTGAGCGACAAGTCGGCCGAGTATGGCCGCGGCGTCTTTGCCGCCCTGCAGAAAGCCAACCTCCGCGTGGAATGGGACGACTCGAACGAGCGCATCGGCTCGAAGATCCGCAACGCCACGCTGATGAAAACGCCTTACATTCTCGTGATCGGCGAGCAGGAAGCCGCCGCGGGAACCCTGAACGTCCGCACGCGTGACGGCCGGCAGCTCGGAAGCTGCTCATTGGCCGAGTTCCTGGCCGCGTGCGCTGTTGAAATCGCGACTAAAGGCCGCACTCCGGCCGTCGGCGCCGCCCAGGCGGCGGCCGGTTGAACAAAGGAAGGTGTCCGAATCCACCAGAATCTGCGTTGCAACGAACAAATCCGCATTTCGCCGGTGCGCGTGATCAACGAAGCCACCGGCGAGCAGCTCGGCGTCATCCCGACGTTCGAGGCGCAGCGCATCGCGCGCGAGCAGGGGCTCGACCTGGTCGAAGTCGCTCCCACCGTCCGTCCGCCCGTGTGCAAGATCATGGACTACGGCAAGTGGAAGTATCAGCAGAAGAAGAACCAGAAAAAGCACCACGAGCAGCAGCTCAAGGAAGTGCGCCTGCGCCCCAAGACCGACGACCACGACCGCGACATCAAGATCGCCAGGGCGATCCAGTTCCTGCGCGAGGGGGACAAGGTGCAGTTCACCATGCAGTTCCGCGGCCGCGAACGCTCGCACCGCGAGATCGGCATGGAGACCTTCCGCGAAATCCTGACGGAGTTCGGCGAGCATGTGAAGATCGAGCGCCCGCCGTCCATGGAAGGCAAGAACATGGTCATGATCGTGTCGCCGGGCAAGGTGTCCTTCCCGGCGAAAGCCGGCGAGGCGAAGCCGCCTGCGAGCGGGGCGGCCGGGAAGCAGACCGGCGTGGGAGAGGACAAG
Coding sequences within it:
- a CDS encoding putative bifunctional phosphatase/peptidyl-prolyl cis-trans isomerase, translating into MLRTVRRQRIGLLSLAVHGLLAGSALLHAQEVDPSRAALTDAVRLEVTPLRGLTAPGRPIWLRFALINSSDQAIEIPVDDLSPAADSIGLPMSLVTGAPGKPCLHVGLEQDKLVAVAPAPSPSPRPGSLRLAPRGCVGAEVDLAAIGDVRHPGVYRVEWRPLATRSGPGVATFRIDTRKDVVIITDLGKVTFELMYEQAPRNVENFLDLARGGFYDGKTFHRIVPNFLVQGGDPKGDGKGLRPDGQTVPAEFHDYKVDFGTLAMARKPSEPDSASCQFFIALARLPDLDGQYSVIGRAKDDESLRTLLQIGGVPTDRRDRPLRPVNVRAVTLIEATESSALKSK
- the serA_4 gene encoding D-3-phosphoglycerate dehydrogenase, with translation MKILVICEMPDFALDQLRALGCETVYKPNLAADALRMALADTGILVVGSGRVSADLISSAHSLQLIVRRGAGPANIAVEEASAQGVFVADCNEQHATAVAELGLGLLIALDRRIVENTLALREGRWSRAELAAARGLCGRTLGLLGYGAAGRMTAQRAHGFGMNVIAWESGGNVADAHDSEIEHCNWPRELAGGSDAVMLMPAVEGHDEVIVDAEFLAAMRPGAAFVHLGPPGVVDAAALAEAVRTRHLRVAIDSHAAEPTADVARFTSSLLALPGVIGTQHIGALTDQARDATAAEAVRVIRKFLVSGECANCLNLLDRTPATWQLVLRVRDQVGVMASILDAIRADGINAEEITSRVFTGAKAASCIIAIDERPSREALDAIRALPDVLHLELRALV
- the ampH gene encoding D-alanyl-D-alanine-carboxypeptidase/endopeptidase AmpH precursor yields the protein MSGKLPAAGPRHYLSRMNTKRTRSRLPFLGVFIGSAIALSNADSIQDDVKEHIRRRVDDGGAAGIVLGVVTPGGTDFFCYGVTARDGAKLDADSVFEIGSISKVFTSMLLADAVLAGRLKLDDPAASLLPASVKTPQKDDTTITLEHLASHRSGLPRMPDNFAPKDESNPYADYGKEQLYEFLNGCKLVSAPGEKYAYSNLGAGLLGHVLCLKSAKTYDDLLAQTICGPAGMKHTACKLSADMKNHLALGHSGGKAVSNWDLDCLEGAGGIRSTARDMAAFVKACMLSDGKLAALVARCVEKRYPAGGDKMDIGLGWHIDKRYEQETTWHNGGTGGYHSYCGFRADRKLGVVVLTNCDEDIDDIGEHVLSAAAPLSKIRRVLWLEPAKLDEYVGYYELRRGVLLHVARDGAGLTAQLTGQEAVPLLAEAEDRLFVKVVDAQLSFARGDDGKVKSATLHQGGRDQEARRLAKEEEPRPRTEVAVDPKILAEYVGKYALGPATFDIKLSDGKLTAQLTGQRRFPVFAESETKFYYKVVDAQLTFVRDDAGKVAALILHQNGMDQRAERVD
- a CDS encoding PEGA domain protein; this encodes MVAAITLGGVCGCVERIMKVETEPPGATVLINDEEVGLSPVKFSFTWYGDYDIIVRKKGYETLKTHYKVDAPWYQWPPIDFFAELLTPGTIRDERSVPRLTLAPASQPAVADVVDRAVELRDEAIYGDRP
- the ycgR gene encoding Flagellar brake protein YcgR, which encodes MRPRRISSCDHEIELFDEAIREHALAVVTAHDGATWHTFKSRFLERDPKRQFFVLDYQSVTGQPLPELLTGQFVGVTFRSRSRKILFSTCVEAKGHYVLDAKTSVAAVRYRWPESVTEMQRRAYYRTPIPAPQAVPATLWAGGLAARGGGGALPADATHGQLADISCGGAMVRLNALQAPSWTEEQVLGVELHLPDSKGPVAVDCYFRGVRADGQGQTAVAIQFVGLEMSVDGRLVLERLVNCVQRFGRMAMPMVDSRLRSTG